Proteins from a genomic interval of Treponema succinifaciens DSM 2489:
- a CDS encoding V-type ATP synthase subunit F, whose product MEYFVIGERELILGFMLAGVKGKAVSNRQEALDAFNKATGQNSSVGSVGDIPKVLILTEDIADMLSKEIQSWQMHGKAPLIVEIPGLQGHIQGRKTLTDSIREAVGIQV is encoded by the coding sequence ATGGAATATTTTGTAATTGGAGAACGGGAACTGATTCTTGGCTTTATGCTTGCGGGCGTAAAAGGCAAGGCTGTTTCTAACAGACAGGAAGCTTTGGATGCTTTTAACAAGGCAACCGGACAAAATTCTTCCGTAGGCTCCGTTGGTGACATACCAAAGGTTCTTATTCTTACGGAAGACATAGCCGATATGCTGTCCAAGGAAATTCAGTCTTGGCAGATGCACGGAAAAGCTCCTCTTATTGTGGAAATTCCTGGGCTTCAGGGACACATTCAGGGAAGAAAAACTCTTACTGATTCAATCCGGGAAGCAGTTGGAATTCAAGTTTAA
- a CDS encoding chemotaxis protein CheA: MSDYLDANNEELLKDFFSEAEQQVETLESNILVIENDPSNHDAIDEIFRAAHTLKGGSATVEMNELATFCHDVEDLLDALRSGLVVVSEPIVDVLLSSIDTIKAMLDARSNGSVYQEDITPIVQKINSFIPAKVPKKGAHVKLPSGMLGAAPAEKPVASEPKPAVQASSGMPPIPPLSDDEYTELKNAVPEDQKLWSVNVTFDESNPMNSVGGIQVFAALKNCGTVLKTVPDFEELYEDEFHPQVVYYVSSANQGSALEDAAFLDDVTLAVDAQPVSGASSAVAAPIAEQPPAQEKVQIAPVAEEQPEPAETTVASPAEENKTEPAQNNAQPAKKPAAGHAVNQSSILRVDSKRVDNLMNLVSETVITKAAFNQNGLHMADLQVKLQNLNLSFKEKHRRLMECMPKYIEELQNGGQMKEIMQKMTEEFGSMSSWFDAFETDFKSSSTKYRSTTQNLGRITGELQEGVMKIRMVPIGTIFNRFPRVVRDLSRDLGRKVNLVIEGEDTELDKTVVDDLLDPIMHCVRNSVDHGIEPPEQRKAIGKNETGTLTLRAANEGNMIVIDIIDDGTGIEVDKVREKAIKKGLISPNKILSNQDAYNLIFLPGFSTSDKISSVSGRGVGLDVVKTMVEKLKGTINVTSERGKGSKFSIRLPLTLAIIQGLLVRVGKEVYSIPVANVIESQRVKLDTINTIDNYEVLNVRNEVISILRLGRLFNIRKTDNDEYCFIVIVGSQEKKIGVMVDALIGEEDVVIKPLQDQFTSSPGIAGATVLGDGSVSLIIDVNQLLELGVKQELDAQQVREAEAIKSAAARG; the protein is encoded by the coding sequence ATGAGTGATTATCTTGATGCCAATAATGAAGAGCTTCTAAAGGATTTTTTTTCGGAAGCTGAACAGCAGGTAGAGACTCTTGAAAGCAACATTCTTGTAATAGAGAATGACCCTTCAAATCATGATGCCATAGATGAAATTTTCCGGGCGGCGCATACATTGAAAGGCGGCTCGGCTACTGTGGAAATGAATGAACTTGCAACATTCTGCCATGATGTAGAGGATTTGCTTGATGCGCTTAGAAGTGGTCTTGTTGTAGTTTCTGAACCTATTGTTGATGTTTTATTGTCTTCTATAGATACTATAAAAGCTATGCTTGACGCAAGAAGCAATGGTTCTGTTTATCAGGAAGATATAACTCCTATTGTCCAGAAAATCAATTCATTTATACCGGCAAAAGTTCCAAAAAAAGGCGCGCACGTAAAACTTCCGTCTGGAATGCTTGGTGCTGCTCCTGCTGAAAAACCAGTTGCCAGTGAGCCAAAGCCAGCGGTTCAGGCTTCCAGTGGAATGCCGCCTATTCCGCCGTTGTCTGATGATGAATATACGGAACTTAAAAATGCAGTTCCAGAAGACCAGAAACTTTGGTCTGTAAATGTCACTTTTGATGAATCAAATCCAATGAACAGCGTTGGTGGAATTCAGGTTTTTGCGGCTCTAAAAAATTGCGGAACTGTTTTAAAGACTGTTCCTGATTTTGAAGAGCTTTACGAGGACGAATTTCATCCGCAGGTTGTTTACTATGTTTCTTCTGCAAATCAAGGTTCTGCCCTTGAAGATGCGGCTTTCTTAGATGATGTAACTCTTGCTGTTGATGCCCAGCCGGTTTCTGGTGCTTCTTCTGCTGTTGCCGCTCCTATTGCTGAACAGCCTCCTGCGCAGGAAAAAGTTCAGATTGCTCCTGTTGCTGAAGAACAGCCTGAACCTGCGGAGACTACAGTTGCTTCGCCGGCAGAAGAAAATAAAACTGAGCCTGCACAGAACAATGCGCAACCTGCAAAAAAGCCTGCTGCTGGTCATGCTGTAAATCAGTCTTCAATTTTAAGAGTTGATTCAAAGCGTGTTGACAATCTTATGAATCTTGTTTCTGAAACTGTTATTACAAAAGCCGCGTTTAACCAGAATGGACTTCACATGGCTGACTTGCAGGTAAAACTTCAGAATTTGAATCTTTCTTTCAAAGAAAAGCATCGCCGTCTTATGGAATGTATGCCGAAGTATATTGAAGAGCTTCAAAACGGTGGTCAAATGAAAGAAATCATGCAGAAGATGACAGAAGAATTCGGCTCTATGTCTTCTTGGTTCGATGCTTTTGAAACTGACTTTAAGTCTTCTTCTACAAAATACCGTTCTACAACGCAGAATCTTGGACGCATTACAGGCGAACTTCAGGAAGGCGTTATGAAAATCCGAATGGTTCCTATTGGAACTATTTTCAACAGATTTCCGCGCGTTGTCCGTGATTTAAGCCGTGATTTAGGCAGAAAAGTCAACCTTGTTATTGAAGGTGAAGATACAGAACTTGATAAAACTGTTGTTGATGATTTGCTAGATCCGATTATGCATTGTGTAAGAAATTCTGTTGACCACGGAATTGAGCCGCCGGAACAAAGAAAGGCAATCGGAAAAAACGAGACTGGAACTTTGACTTTGCGCGCTGCAAATGAAGGCAACATGATTGTCATTGACATAATAGATGACGGCACGGGAATTGAAGTTGATAAAGTCAGAGAAAAGGCGATTAAAAAAGGTCTTATAAGCCCTAATAAAATTCTTTCAAATCAAGACGCCTATAATCTTATTTTCCTTCCGGGATTTTCTACAAGCGATAAAATCAGCAGTGTTTCTGGACGCGGTGTAGGTCTTGATGTTGTAAAGACAATGGTTGAAAAACTAAAAGGAACAATCAATGTTACAAGCGAAAGAGGAAAAGGCTCAAAGTTTTCAATAAGACTTCCGCTTACGCTTGCAATTATTCAGGGACTTTTGGTTCGTGTTGGAAAAGAAGTTTACTCTATTCCGGTTGCCAATGTTATTGAAAGCCAGCGTGTAAAACTTGACACAATAAATACAATTGACAACTATGAAGTTTTGAATGTGCGCAATGAAGTTATTTCGATTCTGCGTCTTGGACGGCTCTTTAATATCCGCAAGACAGATAATGATGAATATTGCTTTATTGTCATTGTTGGTTCTCAGGAAAAGAAAATCGGCGTTATGGTTGATGCTCTTATTGGCGAAGAGGACGTTGTAATAAAACCACTTCAGGATCAGTTTACTTCTTCTCCAGGAATTGCTGGCGCGACAGTGCTTGGAGACGGTTCAGTTTCTCTTATTATTGATGTGAACCAGCTTCTTGAGCTTGGTGTAAAGCAGGAGCTTGATGCTCAGCAAGTACGTGAAGCAGAAGCTATAAAATCAGCTGCGGCAAGAGGTTAG
- a CDS encoding ATP synthase subunit C, protein MNKKFLVALSMMLLVAVAGVFAQASSVPEEQAVEQAASNAGAIKYVAAALAVGIACIGGGSAVGKIGSAAMGAMSENAELSGKALPFVGLAEGICLWGFLVALFIMIM, encoded by the coding sequence ATGAACAAGAAATTTTTGGTTGCTCTCTCAATGATGCTTTTGGTTGCTGTTGCTGGCGTTTTTGCGCAGGCTTCTTCTGTTCCTGAAGAGCAGGCTGTAGAACAGGCGGCTTCTAATGCTGGAGCTATAAAATATGTAGCTGCTGCTCTTGCTGTTGGAATCGCTTGTATTGGCGGTGGTTCTGCTGTTGGAAAAATCGGTTCAGCTGCTATGGGCGCAATGAGCGAAAACGCAGAGCTTTCAGGAAAGGCGCTTCCTTTTGTAGGTCTTGCTGAAGGTATTTGTCTTTGGGGATTCCTTGTTGCTTTGTTCATTATGATAATGTAA
- a CDS encoding V-type ATP synthase subunit A translates to MITGKITRISGPIVYAEGLEKCGLYDVVDVGEKKLIGEIIRQSEGKATIQVYEDVTGMHVGEQVVSSERPLSLKLGPGLVGTIYDGIQRPLKEMYEDGGVFLLPGQRTEPIDNKKKWEFIPAAHPSDGKEMCEGFSIAPGMVLGTVQETGSIVHKIMVPPTIRGRVLKTFAGKGSYTIDETIATTELGENISMSQYWPLRKPRPFSQKLEVSQPLVTGLRVIDVFFPLSKGGTAAIPGGFGTGKTMTQHAIAKWCDADLIVYIGCGERGNEMTDVLTEFPTLIDPRTGRSLMERTILIANTSNMPVAAREVSLYSGITLAEYYRDMGMHVAIMADSTSRWAEALRELSGRMEEMPAEEGYPAYLPTRLAEFYERAGRVNSLCGKEGSVSVIGAVSPAGGDFSEPVTQHTKRFIRCFWALDRELANARHYPAIGWIDSYSEYAAEIKGWWDKFDPRWSAIRVQALDLLKREQRLQQIVRLIGADALPDSDRLILTVCEMIKNGFLQQNAFDSIDAYAVPEKQVNILLLMMTFYEKALKVIKSGCPLLKVTELPVRNEIIRAKSEIPNDKLDELTTIQNHLDDQMAELERMYRKDVAL, encoded by the coding sequence ATGATTACTGGAAAAATAACCCGAATTTCAGGTCCTATAGTCTATGCTGAAGGTCTTGAAAAATGTGGACTTTACGATGTTGTTGATGTTGGTGAAAAGAAGCTTATTGGTGAAATAATCCGCCAGAGTGAAGGAAAAGCTACAATTCAGGTTTACGAAGATGTTACTGGAATGCACGTTGGCGAGCAGGTTGTTTCTAGCGAGCGACCTCTTTCACTTAAACTTGGTCCTGGGCTTGTGGGCACAATTTACGATGGAATTCAGCGTCCGCTAAAAGAAATGTATGAAGACGGCGGAGTTTTCCTGCTTCCTGGACAGCGCACAGAGCCTATCGATAATAAAAAGAAATGGGAATTTATTCCTGCCGCTCATCCTTCTGATGGAAAAGAAATGTGCGAAGGTTTTTCCATTGCTCCGGGAATGGTTCTTGGAACTGTTCAGGAAACTGGTTCTATTGTTCATAAGATAATGGTTCCTCCGACAATCCGCGGACGTGTTCTAAAGACTTTTGCCGGAAAGGGCTCTTATACAATTGATGAGACAATCGCTACTACAGAGCTTGGTGAAAATATTTCGATGAGCCAGTACTGGCCTTTGCGCAAGCCTCGTCCTTTTTCGCAGAAACTCGAAGTAAGCCAGCCGCTTGTTACAGGTCTTCGTGTAATTGATGTTTTCTTTCCGCTTTCAAAGGGCGGAACTGCCGCAATTCCAGGCGGATTCGGTACTGGAAAAACAATGACCCAGCACGCGATTGCAAAATGGTGCGATGCGGATTTGATTGTCTACATTGGATGCGGTGAGCGTGGAAACGAGATGACCGATGTTTTGACTGAATTTCCGACTTTGATAGACCCTCGTACAGGACGTTCTCTTATGGAACGCACAATTTTGATTGCAAACACTTCAAATATGCCGGTTGCGGCGCGCGAAGTTTCGCTTTATTCTGGAATTACGCTTGCCGAATATTACCGCGACATGGGAATGCACGTTGCAATTATGGCGGACTCGACTAGCCGTTGGGCAGAAGCCTTGCGTGAGCTTTCCGGCCGTATGGAGGAAATGCCTGCTGAGGAAGGTTATCCTGCGTATCTTCCGACTCGTCTTGCTGAATTCTATGAGCGTGCCGGTCGTGTTAATTCTCTCTGCGGAAAAGAAGGCTCAGTTTCTGTTATTGGAGCTGTTTCTCCTGCGGGCGGCGACTTTTCTGAGCCTGTAACCCAGCATACAAAGCGTTTTATCCGCTGCTTCTGGGCGTTGGACCGTGAGCTTGCAAATGCACGCCATTATCCTGCTATTGGCTGGATTGATTCGTATTCAGAATATGCCGCGGAAATTAAAGGCTGGTGGGACAAATTTGATCCTCGGTGGTCTGCAATCCGTGTTCAGGCTTTGGACTTGCTCAAGCGTGAACAGCGTCTTCAGCAGATTGTCCGCTTGATTGGAGCTGATGCTTTGCCGGACAGCGACCGTCTTATTCTTACTGTCTGCGAAATGATTAAAAACGGATTTTTGCAGCAGAATGCTTTTGATTCAATTGATGCCTATGCAGTTCCTGAAAAACAGGTGAATATACTTTTGCTTATGATGACTTTCTATGAAAAAGCTCTAAAGGTTATAAAATCCGGCTGTCCGCTTTTGAAAGTTACCGAGCTTCCTGTACGAAATGAAATAATCAGGGCAAAAAGCGAAATTCCAAACGACAAGCTTGACGAGCTTACAACTATTCAAAATCACCTTGACGATCAGATGGCGGAACTTGAAAGAATGTACCGCAAGGATGTTGCACTATGA
- a CDS encoding V-type ATP synthase subunit B has product MKGIEYTGLTSVDGPIVAVKRSENSSYDEVVYVRDKNGEKKTGRIIDLNEKTAIVQIFGSTTGLDLENTTVEFLEEPMELRVGKGLLGRIFNGLGEPIDGYPQIISDKKVNVNGNPINPYARVYPRDFIQTGISSIDGMNTLIRGQKLPIFSGNGLPHNKLAAQIIRQAKILNSNEEFVMVFAGMGIKYDVAQFFKHTFEESGVLSKVVMFQSLADAPSIERIITPRCALTAAEYLAYECNMHVLVVMTDMTNYCEALREISTTRGEVPGRKGYPGYLYSNLAELYERAGKIQGSTGSITQIPILSMPNDDISHPIPDLTGYITEGQIVLDREMSQKGMYPPVSGLPSLSRLMKDGIGEGMTREDHAPVSSQLFAAYSKVKSIRNLASIIGEEELSELDQCYLKFGNELEAKFFTQGEYEDRSIDQTLDLGWKMLSILPREELYRIKNEMIDKYLPKALEN; this is encoded by the coding sequence ATGAAAGGAATTGAATATACAGGACTGACTTCTGTTGACGGACCGATTGTAGCTGTAAAGCGCAGTGAAAATTCCTCTTATGACGAAGTTGTTTATGTCCGCGATAAAAACGGTGAAAAAAAGACTGGACGCATTATAGATTTGAATGAAAAAACTGCGATTGTTCAGATTTTTGGAAGCACAACTGGTCTTGACTTGGAAAATACAACTGTGGAATTCCTTGAAGAGCCAATGGAACTGCGTGTTGGAAAAGGGCTTCTTGGACGCATTTTCAACGGACTTGGCGAGCCTATAGATGGCTATCCGCAGATTATTTCCGACAAAAAAGTAAATGTAAACGGAAATCCGATAAATCCTTATGCACGTGTTTATCCGCGCGATTTTATTCAGACAGGAATTTCTTCAATTGACGGAATGAACACGCTCATCCGCGGACAAAAGCTTCCGATTTTCTCTGGAAACGGACTTCCGCACAACAAGCTTGCCGCCCAGATTATCCGTCAGGCTAAAATTCTCAATAGCAACGAAGAATTTGTTATGGTTTTTGCCGGCATGGGAATAAAATACGATGTCGCGCAGTTTTTTAAGCATACTTTTGAAGAGTCTGGAGTTTTGTCAAAAGTTGTAATGTTCCAGTCGCTGGCTGATGCGCCTTCCATTGAACGTATTATTACTCCGAGATGCGCTCTTACCGCCGCTGAATATCTTGCCTATGAATGCAATATGCACGTTCTTGTTGTTATGACAGATATGACAAACTATTGCGAAGCCTTGCGTGAAATTTCAACAACGCGCGGTGAAGTTCCTGGAAGAAAAGGTTATCCGGGCTATCTTTACTCAAATTTGGCTGAGCTTTATGAGCGTGCAGGAAAAATTCAGGGAAGCACAGGTTCAATTACACAAATTCCTATTCTTTCTATGCCGAACGATGATATTTCGCATCCGATTCCTGACCTTACAGGATATATCACGGAAGGTCAGATTGTTCTTGACCGCGAAATGAGCCAGAAGGGGATGTATCCGCCGGTATCAGGACTTCCTAGCTTGAGCCGCCTTATGAAAGACGGAATTGGTGAAGGCATGACACGTGAAGATCATGCGCCTGTTTCAAGCCAGCTTTTTGCCGCTTACAGTAAAGTAAAATCAATCCGAAACCTTGCTTCTATTATTGGCGAAGAGGAGCTTTCAGAGCTTGACCAGTGCTACTTGAAATTCGGAAATGAGCTTGAAGCGAAATTCTTTACCCAAGGCGAATATGAAGACCGCTCAATAGATCAGACTCTTGACTTGGGCTGGAAAATGCTTAGTATTCTTCCGCGTGAAGAGCTTTACAGAATCAAGAATGAAATGATTGACAAATATCTTCCAAAAGCTTTAGAGAACTGA
- a CDS encoding V-type ATPase subunit E, which translates to MEELRSTEVLDKEIRSDSVKKAEKILAKAVESAKQLIDGVQARIVKAKSDAEKISAEGIAVYEKNINASLPLEKQRYLVSFIYGSIIEAMNKYFESIGDKKRLLVIQSLCERAKKAIQEKKISAVVVGFNLSDAESMLKEVFPQNLSSCEAGDVQLVSRESLEGFNLKEGIILKSLDGSVTCRLTLDEKIKEILDEKRGVLAQTLFGGRLPE; encoded by the coding sequence ATGGAAGAATTACGTTCAACGGAAGTTCTGGACAAAGAAATTCGTTCTGACAGTGTAAAAAAAGCAGAAAAAATTCTTGCAAAAGCGGTCGAAAGCGCAAAGCAGCTCATTGACGGAGTTCAAGCCCGCATTGTAAAGGCGAAGTCAGACGCAGAAAAAATCTCCGCGGAAGGAATTGCTGTTTATGAAAAAAATATAAATGCGTCGCTTCCTCTTGAAAAGCAGCGTTATCTGGTTTCTTTCATTTATGGCTCTATTATAGAAGCTATGAATAAGTATTTTGAATCTATCGGAGACAAAAAACGTCTTCTTGTTATACAAAGTCTTTGTGAGCGTGCAAAAAAAGCAATTCAGGAAAAGAAAATTTCAGCAGTTGTTGTTGGATTCAATCTTTCTGATGCTGAATCTATGCTGAAAGAAGTTTTTCCGCAGAATCTTTCTTCATGCGAGGCTGGAGACGTTCAACTTGTTTCCCGCGAAAGTCTTGAAGGATTCAATCTAAAGGAAGGAATTATATTGAAGTCTTTGGACGGTTCTGTTACTTGCCGTTTGACGCTTGATGAAAAAATAAAGGAAATTTTAGACGAAAAAAGAGGAGTTCTTGCACAGACTCTTTTTGGCGGGAGGTTGCCTGAATGA
- a CDS encoding V-type ATP synthase subunit D — translation MAKLNIAPTKSNLLAIKEQLAISTEGYDLLEQKREILVMELMRIVEQVKLLENQIDKCVQKAYPALKKMLVSVGGDRVERIAHGIDYNFEITKKPAVIAGMSFTTIDVNLPQRRLFSSFMGSFADSDEVMADFFEFLTLLTKMASIRTVAWRLALEVKKTQRRVNALDKTVIPQDKETVKYIEGVLEERERDNVFVMKSLKKRQGEK, via the coding sequence ATGGCAAAACTGAATATTGCTCCGACAAAATCGAATCTTCTCGCGATAAAAGAGCAGCTGGCAATCAGCACTGAAGGCTACGACTTGCTTGAGCAAAAGCGCGAGATTCTTGTAATGGAGCTTATGCGGATTGTTGAACAGGTTAAGCTTCTGGAAAATCAGATTGACAAGTGCGTTCAGAAAGCCTATCCTGCGCTGAAAAAAATGCTTGTTTCTGTCGGCGGCGACCGTGTTGAGCGGATTGCGCACGGAATTGACTACAACTTTGAAATTACAAAAAAGCCGGCCGTAATTGCAGGAATGTCTTTTACAACAATCGATGTGAATCTTCCGCAGAGAAGGCTTTTTTCTTCTTTTATGGGAAGTTTTGCAGACAGCGATGAAGTCATGGCGGATTTTTTTGAGTTTTTGACGCTTCTGACAAAAATGGCGAGCATAAGAACTGTCGCTTGGAGGCTTGCTCTTGAAGTCAAGAAAACCCAGCGCCGCGTAAATGCTTTGGATAAAACGGTTATTCCGCAGGACAAGGAAACTGTGAAGTATATTGAAGGTGTTCTTGAGGAACGGGAACGTGATAATGTTTTCGTTATGAAGTCTTTAAAAAAAAGGCAGGGTGAAAAATGA
- a CDS encoding V-type ATP synthase subunit I translates to MARTTTMRLIELMVLREDIHSVLKYLGELGEFQFQQEFASDSSDSAKRLNPDASVFERLQQVRAALDLPDLDGYKGSVPLPSDADFESATKIIDSVEDIHKKELTAVDEEKRAVSAYREALAFANLKVSYSDLESLSFLTLRIGKIDPEKIDDLKARLGSRGIIVRLGDDDSRILAASSKKARFALDGELKEAGFTELQVPKDFKGIPDEVLLTLERNKTEAAAALEEIQTERRNFAETHKDELYRLLQIYSIGSQIYSVENSLESTEFVYRITGWIPAFLIRKVMKDLDELTQSRAGIREFLPTEVPSVISGQEKVPVQVKHGKIVSNFERMIFSYGSPLYGTIDPTPFVALFFTVLFGIMFGDAGQGLCFLIIGILCCLKKIKISGWEKFGGIFCCIGISSTIMGLLTGEFFANETLLRPFALWVTGLFGTPHAPILHMMPSSDPASITRMFAFFGFTISIGFIINSCGLIINIINQFSLRRIGKALFGKTGISGAVFFWYVIIFAVRVALFKHAPAAYDWVIISVSLFLTACSEIFQRLVDGERPILENGLFSAVIGAVVEIIEVISSYLSNTVSFVRVGAFALAHAVLGYIINTFVELAPGAGGIAVAILGNAIVVVLEGMIVAIQVVRLQYYEFFSKFFSETGREFKPFSFVYKETV, encoded by the coding sequence GCGTCTTATTGAGCTTATGGTTTTGCGGGAAGACATACATTCTGTTCTTAAATACCTTGGCGAGCTGGGCGAATTTCAGTTCCAGCAGGAATTTGCCTCTGATTCTTCCGATTCTGCAAAAAGGCTTAATCCTGACGCTTCCGTTTTTGAGCGGCTTCAGCAGGTTAGGGCGGCTTTGGATTTGCCTGACTTGGACGGATACAAAGGTTCTGTTCCGCTTCCTTCTGACGCAGATTTTGAAAGCGCGACAAAAATTATTGATTCAGTTGAAGATATTCACAAAAAAGAGCTTACTGCCGTTGACGAGGAAAAAAGAGCTGTTTCCGCATATAGAGAAGCTTTGGCTTTTGCAAATTTGAAAGTTTCTTATTCGGACCTTGAGTCGCTTTCTTTTCTTACTTTGCGAATCGGAAAAATAGATCCTGAAAAAATTGATGATTTAAAGGCCCGGCTTGGCTCACGTGGAATTATTGTAAGGCTTGGCGATGATGATTCAAGAATTCTTGCGGCTTCGTCAAAAAAAGCCCGCTTTGCATTGGACGGGGAGCTTAAGGAGGCAGGATTTACAGAGCTTCAGGTTCCAAAAGATTTTAAGGGAATTCCAGATGAAGTTCTGCTTACTTTGGAGCGGAATAAAACTGAAGCCGCCGCTGCCCTTGAGGAAATTCAGACTGAACGCCGTAATTTTGCGGAAACTCACAAGGACGAGCTTTACAGGCTTTTGCAGATTTATTCAATTGGAAGCCAAATTTATTCTGTGGAAAATTCTCTTGAGTCCACGGAATTTGTATATAGAATAACAGGTTGGATTCCGGCTTTTCTTATTAGAAAAGTAATGAAAGATTTAGACGAGCTTACACAAAGCCGAGCTGGAATCCGTGAATTTTTGCCAACTGAAGTTCCGTCTGTTATTTCCGGACAGGAAAAGGTTCCGGTTCAGGTTAAGCATGGAAAAATTGTTTCAAACTTTGAGCGCATGATTTTCAGCTATGGCTCGCCTTTGTATGGAACTATTGATCCGACTCCGTTTGTGGCTTTGTTCTTTACGGTTCTTTTTGGAATTATGTTTGGGGATGCTGGTCAGGGATTGTGCTTCCTTATAATAGGAATTCTTTGCTGCCTTAAAAAAATCAAGATTTCAGGCTGGGAAAAGTTCGGCGGAATTTTTTGCTGCATAGGAATAAGCAGTACGATTATGGGACTTCTTACTGGCGAGTTTTTTGCAAATGAAACTTTGTTGCGTCCGTTCGCCTTGTGGGTTACAGGACTTTTTGGAACTCCGCACGCTCCGATTCTGCACATGATGCCTTCAAGCGATCCTGCTTCTATAACTAGAATGTTTGCGTTCTTTGGCTTTACGATTTCAATAGGATTTATAATCAACAGCTGCGGACTTATAATAAATATAATAAATCAGTTTTCTTTGCGTCGTATTGGAAAAGCTTTGTTTGGAAAAACTGGAATTTCAGGGGCGGTTTTCTTCTGGTATGTGATTATTTTTGCGGTTAGAGTTGCGCTGTTCAAGCATGCTCCTGCCGCTTATGACTGGGTTATTATATCTGTTTCGCTGTTTTTGACTGCCTGCTCCGAAATATTCCAGAGACTTGTTGACGGCGAGCGTCCTATTTTGGAAAACGGCCTTTTTAGCGCAGTTATTGGCGCTGTAGTTGAGATTATAGAAGTCATTTCTTCTTATCTTTCAAATACAGTGAGCTTTGTCCGTGTAGGCGCATTTGCTCTTGCCCACGCAGTTTTGGGATATATTATCAATACTTTTGTTGAGCTTGCCCCTGGCGCAGGCGGAATTGCTGTAGCCATTTTGGGGAATGCTATTGTTGTAGTTCTTGAAGGAATGATTGTTGCAATTCAGGTTGTGCGTCTTCAGTATTACGAGTTCTTCTCGAAATTCTTTAGCGAGACAGGACGGGAATTCAAGCCGTTCTCTTTTGTTTATAAAGAGACAGTTTAA
- a CDS encoding universal stress protein, with product MIKPLFQRVVVGYNGSRSSLHTVLYAILMAKVYKCAVKVVSVVDIASIKYLTLQKFMVSQEGESIAKSLESDSEKNLDYVTDLAKSKGVKIETEIRKGAVWSEIITAADEFKADLILLGGAKNLDHLSSLSRDVISSQDSEIIGSAHCSVMVVREPYVEQKFKLV from the coding sequence ATGATAAAACCTCTTTTTCAGCGGGTTGTAGTTGGCTACAATGGTTCCCGCTCTTCTCTTCATACAGTTTTGTACGCAATTCTTATGGCAAAAGTCTACAAGTGCGCAGTAAAAGTTGTGAGTGTTGTAGACATTGCTTCCATAAAGTATCTTACTTTGCAGAAATTTATGGTTTCGCAGGAAGGCGAGTCTATTGCAAAAAGTCTGGAATCTGACAGTGAAAAAAATCTGGATTATGTGACAGATCTTGCAAAGTCAAAAGGCGTAAAGATTGAAACTGAAATTCGCAAAGGCGCTGTTTGGTCTGAAATTATTACTGCCGCAGATGAATTTAAGGCTGATCTTATACTTTTAGGCGGTGCAAAAAACCTTGACCATCTTTCTTCACTTTCACGTGATGTGATTTCTTCCCAAGACAGCGAAATAATTGGAAGCGCGCACTGTTCTGTAATGGTTGTACGCGAGCCTTATGTTGAGCAAAAATTCAAGCTTGTTTAA
- a CDS encoding response regulator transcription factor, protein MRILLADDNVRNSQALAEFLQKNHFGTDTVYTGTEIIEYASYEIYDALVIGSALPKMSGLEVVKILRAKKNFVPVLLMSENPSVDEIVEGLDSGADDYIRRPVSFEEFLARIKALTRRKGEFKSSTVSIGNFLLDKNSCEIQNSSGESMKISLKELLILTLLFEFPHQVVKKELIIEKIWGGNSAAEYNNVEVYISFIRKKMEQLNVNARIRTARGIGYSLEEIA, encoded by the coding sequence ATGCGAATTTTACTTGCCGATGACAATGTAAGAAATTCCCAGGCTTTGGCGGAGTTCTTGCAAAAAAATCATTTTGGAACTGACACAGTTTACACTGGAACAGAAATTATTGAATATGCCTCTTATGAAATTTATGATGCGCTTGTTATTGGATCTGCTCTTCCAAAGATGAGCGGGCTTGAGGTGGTAAAAATTCTCCGCGCGAAAAAAAATTTTGTTCCGGTTCTTCTTATGTCTGAGAATCCTTCTGTTGACGAAATTGTTGAAGGTCTTGATTCCGGTGCGGACGATTATATTAGGAGACCTGTTTCTTTTGAAGAATTTCTTGCAAGAATAAAAGCTCTTACACGTAGAAAAGGTGAATTCAAGTCAAGCACAGTTTCAATAGGAAATTTTCTACTGGATAAAAATTCATGCGAAATTCAAAATTCCAGCGGCGAATCTATGAAAATATCTTTGAAGGAACTTTTGATTCTTACACTTTTGTTTGAGTTTCCGCATCAGGTTGTAAAAAAAGAGCTTATTATAGAAAAAATTTGGGGTGGAAACAGTGCCGCGGAATATAATAATGTTGAAGTTTATATTTCCTTTATCAGAAAAAAAATGGAGCAGCTCAATGTCAACGCACGGATAAGAACTGCGCGCGGCATAGGCTACTCCTTGGAAGAAATCGCTTAG